One Carettochelys insculpta isolate YL-2023 chromosome 1, ASM3395843v1, whole genome shotgun sequence genomic window, gcagaTGCCGTtaggctgcggggcgggggggggacggctgcccaggcagggcagaTGCCGTTAGCCTATGCGTGGCTAAGGCCTCGACAGCTGCCCAGGCACTACCCCCACAGCCCGGTAGCTGCTTGGCTGCCCCAGGCAGACCCCTGCGGCATTAACCTTTTGGCTGCACGGCAGGCCCTGCGCTGTGCTCGGATCAGCTctaggggcgggggtgggcgcgctccctgggggtgctcagcacAGTTGCCTCTGCTCCCTTCCCGGCAGGGCCTTCCCCCGCCAGTGGTGGCGCCGGCGGCATGTGGAGGAGTTCTACCCCACCGTGTTCCTGGGAGACCCCAACCTGGAGGCCATGCTCACTCAGTACGGGCTGCAGGTAGgtaggctgctgggggtggggcctgggcccTTCCTGCGCTGGAGCAGGGAGCGGGGTTGGACTGCACGGTGGTGGTCCGCGTATGTGCCAGGGCAGTGGTTGTgagcggcccagccctgcctgccccctcggTGGGGCCGGGGCTATTTCCTGGCCCAGGCCTGGGAGCAGGTGCTCAGTATGGCAGCCAGGTTAGGAGCTGAGCCCCGGTGGGGGGTGGTTCCTGCCAGGCTTGTCAAGTGGCCCCACCtgtaagggggggggggggggcggggcaccagcatcctggctctggcagctcctactctcccccttcctgtgcaggacAAGGGGCCCCTGAAGCGCCCTGCGGACACCTTCCTGCCCCGCGCCCTGCAGCGCCTGAGGGACGCGAGCCGCCCCTACTCCGGCCCTGCTGTGGTGTGGTCGCTCTACCTCACGGCTGCCACCATCTGCCTTCTGCAAGCCTTGGGCAGCCGGGCAGCGGGCAGTGCCCCCAGCGGCCGGCACAGAGGCACCAAGCGGCCTGAGGCGGCAGAGGGCGAGGGGGACCACCGGGGCAGCGAGAAGAACGGGCAGGTGAGgaagaaggaggcagaggagaaggcCGAAAGCCGAGCCCGCGGGGCTGGAGACTCCACTTCTGACAGCCTGCGCAGCACCAGGAAGAAGAAATAGCCCCCGGGGCCAGCCCCAGGCTTCCTGTCTTCCAGGCACTGCCCGATCTGGCCTCGCCTCTGAACTCCTGTCTCTGGGcttgctgctctggctgtgcctggctaCTGCTAGCCTGCTctctccagcaccaggtggcaccCGGATCTTgtctgctccagcctcagccctcccTGGGCACTGTTGGCTGTCAGCCTCCAGCTGCATGGGCCCCACGCTGGGCTTTTGCCCCTCGCCCTGAAGTCTGAGCTGCCTGCTCCTCCCGACACATGGAGGAAGTCCCTTAAGCCCCCGGAGAGGCCTCGGTTAgggcctgcccctcaccccctgttcTGCGTGAGGTAAAGGGCAGCAGCTTGTCATCCCCTCCCCTTAGCACTGCAGGCTCTGAACACCAGTGgggccagcccctcccttccccttctgcctgctcctggctgggagctggagtttGTAGTTCCCAGGCCCTATGACTCTCAgcctgtccctgctcctgccgTTGGGCTTGTTGAGCCCAGGGAGCTGgttctgctgctgagccaggagctggcagtgggattctgggagcagggctccctcccagggctcagtgGTTCTGGGGCCTGAATtgtggcacagctccagctgttaaagggtgggtgcggggggcagggctgcactcCTGCGTTCCTACCACCCCCCGAGCGGCTTTTAGACATGGAGCTGTAGCCCAGCCTGAAGGAGCagtcagccccagctgcccccagcccttcccctttgctgagggccagctgtgATGGGTCTCTTAGGGAAGCTATGCCCCTCTGCTGCCTTAATACTGCCCTCTACCCAGCCTGGGCTAGGCAGAGCCCCTGGGCAGTGCTTTTGAAGGGGAAGGGGGTTGTGCTCTCAtcctagccccctgccccctacTTCTGCGCAGCTGGGAACAGAGTGGAGCTGTTTCCTGTCCCTTTCTAAATAAAGCCTCTGACATTCCCGCCCTGCCTCCTTCCTAGGGTGGTGGTGGTAGCTCCcctggccagagctgggcaggaagTGATGCAGGGGGTGTCCTGCCTGCCCTGGTTTGTGGTGGGGCCCCTGCACACTGAGCAGGCAGGCCTGGGTTCTAGGGTCATGggaaggctgggccaggggcctggctcagggtggtggggggagctgagCCCTGTGTAGCTGGGCTTGGAGCACACCTGTGGCCACAGTCCCAGGAGGTCGCTCctagcacccccccccaccccccagtgccagCACCCCTACCTCATCCAGGCCAGCTGCTTGTGCTTTGAGCCTTGGGACCCACCAGGAgtaggctgctgcaggggctgtacTAGGAAACCTGCCCCCCTCCTTGAGCCAGGCTCTCAACACCCAACTTTcgctggaggggctgtgggcccttccctgccctctgcaggagcTCTGCTGTCCACATGCACCCTGCCGCAGCAAACAAAGGAGCCTTAGTCTGAGAACCCAACGCTAGGCAAGGAGCCTGCGCACCAAGTCagtggcaggggcagaggagtgaagcccagctggcagggatggagcagggacGTGAGCTGCTGAATGCAGGAggcaggacagggtgggggaCTTGCTGTGCCCACCTCTGagctgatgctgggggtgggggcagctggttgCAGGGGCTGTGAGTCAAGAGCAGTAGTGGCCTCTCTACAAGGGGCCTGGGCAGGAACTCACAGGCCGGGCCCCAACAGGCACGCACAGGCTATGCCAGAGGTCCAGTGTGCCAACAGTAGCTGCATAGCCTCATCTCCCCCCGGCAGGGCTCACCCCAGGGGCTCTGCAGTACACAGAGGACAGGCCTGGCACCCCCTTTTGCTAATGACCCGTTTATTGAGGTCTGAGAACAagcaccagccccatggccctcCTGGGGGGCTAGGAAAAGTGCTACCCTGGGCACTAGCCCTCCAGTGGCTGGGTGTGCTGGTGAGGGCGGGGGCGTGTGCTCTGTGCAGGGGccaggctcggggggggggggggcccagagctgggctgccccagAGGGGAGGGCGGGGACTCCTCGCTGCAGCCTGCTCTTGCCCGACTGCCACACTGTGGGCTGGAGTGAAGAAGAGAGAAGGGGGAGCAAGCAgccccccctctctctctcaagtTCTGCTGCGTGTGCCTTCCCCATGgcccagcccacctgccccctctgtggggccatgcagggctgggtctgggctggctggtCCCTAGGGTTGCTGGATGCTTCTGTGATGCCTGGGGTGTGAGCTCCCCCAGCTAGGGTTGGGGATGCTGGGGGCGGCTGCTGGGCCCATCACCAGCACAGCTGGCCAGGGCAGTACTTGTCAATCAGGGCCTGGTAATATGGCTTCAGCTCCAGCACGTCGGGCAGGTCCTTGCACTTGGTGTAGAGATCGAACttgctgcagggagcagaaagCAAAGGCTGAACccttctgctgccccacccccaggatctcCCAGGCCAGCACCTTGCCCCCTTGGAACAGGGCAAACAGCCCTTCCAGCAGCActgacccacccccagcccctgacctGTACCAGGGCTTGCTCTCTCCAGCACTCCCTGGGGGCATGAGGACTCATTCCATGGGCCCCCCacgcctgagcccctccccagccagcagccctccaAGAACGCTCAGCtcagccctagccctagccctaaccCCAGCCCCAAATGCCTTGCTGGCTGCAGGCTCCCTAGGTTCACCCCCATCTGAAACCCCTGTGATTGCCAGACTGGATGGGCTCCAGTTCCTGCCTCCAAGGGGGGTGCAagcagagcgggggaggggaggctctcCCATTGGGTTCCCTCCTGCTCTCCAGTGACTGGAGCTCAGCTCAAGCCGAGAGACTTAATTGCAGAGCCAAAATGCGTGGGCGTTAGTGACCCCGTGCTTATTGCCCAGGTGATGTGGCCGCAGCCTGGGTGagctggccctggtgggctcaGTGAccatgtggcagtgagttccgcaGGTTCCTGGTGCTCTGGCTGGAAACACGTGTTTCCTTGTGCCGGCTCAGGCCCTGCGGCAGTGCCCATCCTCCCCGCCAGGCACGCACTTGAACTCCTTGACCCAGGGCAGCATGTGCAGGTCTTCGCTGCTGCACAGGTGCATGTAATCCCCGCCCGTGTGCCAGGGGTAGAAGGAGTGGAAGCGGATCATGTAGAAAGCCTGCAAGAGaggaagcagggggcaggggcgctGCCGGTAGGGGGCTGCTCTGTAGTCCCTGGAGCCAGATCCCCTCTGGTGCCCCCTGAGCTGGCTTTTGGGGCCAGGGCCCCAGAGATCGGCCCTGTGCCAGCGGCGTGTGGAACCGGAGGACTGGCCTCTGAAGGCCTCttgctccagcagggggcagcataACCCCACCCCTAAAACCCAGGACCCCTCCCCAAAGCAAACCCACTGACCTCCTGCGGGAGGGTGAAGTTGTTGAATTTCATGACTTTGTACATGTACTCtagggggagagagcagagcattACCCCACAGGCCCGTCCACTCCCCTTCTGGCAGCCGCCGGCCGATAATGAACCTGCAGGGAGGCGTCCCCCCTTTACCCGCCTGCAGCTCCAGGAGCCCAGCCGATGggtgcccagccagaggcagcagggcccagccaacACAACCGCCCGTCTCGGGCAACGTTAGCCCCGGTGCCAGGTGCTGGAGCTCCCATTGCAGGAGCTGCCTGTGGTGAAGGGACAGCAAACCAGGGCAGTGGTGCTGCCCatgagcagggggccaggagagggcagAACTCCTGGGTGTCTCGGTGTTCCAGACGGTGATTTGCggtgggaccttgggcaagtctgtGCCTGTGGGCAGGGGATGGGCAAGTCATGCACTGCCTACCAGAGCCCCTgttggctggcagcagcagtaggCTTCTATCCTGTGTGGCCAGCTGCCTGCAGGAGGTGGGAGAGAGACTTGCCcccggggctgggccagggctgctgcaggggaggatCCTGGTTGCACTACAGTCGTGAGCATCCCCAGCAGTGTTCTGTTGCTCTGATACGGAGCTCCCCAGCAGAGGCTGGGCGGGGGCCACCGGCTGAAGGACTAGTGAGGTGGGCTGGAGGCCGGGCCCagcggggcaggagagggtggagggttgggggacgctggtcctgggggagagggtgagcagtgggggaggacCCCCGAGAGCACGACAAGGGGGAGCCGGCCGGCGGGGGCTGGTCCCAGCGCTGCATTGACTGCACTTGGGAGAAGCCCGAGAAGCAAATCCTGAGCAAGGTCTGGCCCTCAggagcctccccccacccaggcacCCCCTTACCGTCATGGCCCCAGGACATCAGCACGTTCGCCAGGCCGCAGTGAGGCTGGTAGATCCCATACTGTGTGCTGCACAAGAGACAGCTGGTCAGCAGGATGCCGGCTGGGCCCCAGCCCGCCCTGCAGGCGCTCCGGGGCGCTGGCGTTGGCGTgggcgagcagaggagaggaggtGCCTGCAGACGTGGGCTGACTCAGCCTGTCTCATtgctggggaaacagccccacacctccctgtcTCAGGGGCATGAGCTGGACCCTTggggtgcagctgtgctgggggggtggcTGACCCCAGTGGCCCTCACCCCCGGCTCTGCTGCAtcagcctgcaggcagcaggggggcCTCGGGGGCAGAGTTGTCCCAGTGGGAGGTTGCCCTGTCCAGTGCGGTGAGCCTAGAGGGCACTGGGATGAGCCCCCAGGACTGTGGCAGGGGCATGGGGGACTCACTTGTATTGGGGGCTTTTTGTGTCGGGGTTGTCGTGGAAGGTGGAGCTGCTGAAGATGACGGAGTCCTGGACCCTGCAGCCCACAGGAAATGTGTCACCCACCACGGCCCACTGTGGAGAGAGCGGGAGCGAAGGGCTGGCCAGCCAGGGCCGAGTGGAGggccccctggcctggctctgcctATGGCCCCTccggtgggcagctgggggtgtgaTCCGGGTTCTTGCAGGTGGCGGACGCCGCCTTGCGTTTGCCACCTGTCTGCGttagctgccccagccccgggctGCCTTGGTCCTACACACACCCCCTTGGCTCTAACCGAGCTGGTGCTTGGCCCGTCttgccagctggagctgcctggagaTGGACACGGCCCCGCAGGTTCCCCCTGCAACAGGCCCTGGGGCTGGTAGGTGGCCTGTGAGCAGCCGGCCTCTTAGGGCAttgccctgccctccttcccctttccTGGCTGGTTCCCGGGTGGTGAGCAGGGGTGcctgcccctgcctggagctCACGCTGCAGCTGCTCACCtgaggctccccagccagggccaggatctTGCCCAGGTCATGCAACAGCCCCACCAGGTGGAACCAGTCTGAGGGAGAGAGCAGGGAGGGCTCAGCTGGACTGGGGGcggccatggctggagccactCGGCACCACAAAGACCCACCCCGGTTTCCAGGCTACATCACACGGAGCGCCGAGGTACCAGCCTGCCGCCCCCCCAGGCGTTCCCTGCATACCAGCGGGCCTGCAACACAAGCCTTTCCGGCCCACCGGGGATGACGACAAAGGGCCTTTGTGCATCTCTTGAGACCCGTCGGGGCGAGCTGCCCTGTTGGGGCGCGGCAGCTCGCACCCAAGGGGCGTCTCGAACCCTGTTGGGGCGCGGCAGCTCGCACCCAAGGGGCGTCTCGAACCCTGTTGGGGCGCGGCAGCTCGCACCCAAGGGGCGCCTCGAACCCGGAAGGAAGGAAATATTAGTCACCAAAATCAAACAAACTCCCTAGATTAGGGCCCAGGTGGTAACTTTCCCCGTGTGACATGCACCAAAGCGTGTTTTAAACTGCTAATTTCTGGCCCAAACAGGAGGTGC contains:
- the MIOX gene encoding inositol oxygenase isoform X2 produces the protein MHTHQTVDFVRKKNAEYGAFAQRRMSIMEALELLDKVVDESDPDVDFPNSYHAYQTAEGIRQAHPDQDWFHLVGLLHDLGKILALAGEPQWAVVGDTFPVGCRVQDSVIFSSSTFHDNPDTKSPQYNTQYGIYQPHCGLANVLMSWGHDEYMYKVMKFNNFTLPQEAFYMIRFHSFYPWHTGGDYMHLCSSEDLHMLPWVKEFNKFDLYTKCKDLPDVLELKPYYQALIDKYCPGQLCW
- the MIOX gene encoding inositol oxygenase isoform X1, producing the protein MKVVRGDAEPSEVCQPEAGAEHGKLKTDYRNYTAGPLLDRVYNTYLLMHTHQTVDFVRKKNAEYGAFAQRRMSIMEALELLDKVVDESDPDVDFPNSYHAYQTAEGIRQAHPDQDWFHLVGLLHDLGKILALAGEPQWAVVGDTFPVGCRVQDSVIFSSSTFHDNPDTKSPQYNTQYGIYQPHCGLANVLMSWGHDEYMYKVMKFNNFTLPQEAFYMIRFHSFYPWHTGGDYMHLCSSEDLHMLPWVKEFNKFDLYTKCKDLPDVLELKPYYQALIDKYCPGQLCW
- the MIOX gene encoding inositol oxygenase isoform X3, coding for MKVVRGDAEPSEVCQPEAGAEHGKLKTDYRNYTAGPLLDRVYNTYLLMHTHQTVDFVRKKNAEYGAFAQRRMSIMEALELLDKVVDESDPDVDFPNSYHAYQTAEGIRQAHPDQDWFHLVGLLHDLGKILALAGEPQWAVVGDTFPVGCRVQDSVIFSSSTFHDNPDTKSPQYNTQYGIYQPHCGLANVLMSWGHDEYMYKVMKFNNFTLPQEQVRSLHQVQGPARRAGAEAILPGPD